A genomic window from Pelorhabdus rhamnosifermentans includes:
- a CDS encoding dihydrodipicolinate synthase family protein, with the protein KDTSGDMTLTSEYIRRTRDKGFSIMAGRDTMILATLVYGGTGCVAGTANVVPKIVVEIYDKFIAGDLKGALEAQYRLSLFRNAYSLGSFPVVPKDALNMMGVNVGHPIRPIQH; encoded by the coding sequence AAAGATACTAGCGGGGATATGACATTGACGTCCGAGTATATTCGCCGGACGCGCGATAAAGGGTTTAGTATTATGGCCGGACGTGACACCATGATTTTAGCGACCCTCGTGTATGGTGGAACAGGCTGTGTGGCAGGAACGGCGAATGTCGTGCCAAAAATTGTCGTAGAGATATACGATAAATTTATTGCAGGGGACCTTAAGGGAGCATTGGAAGCCCAGTATCGTTTGTCGCTATTTAGGAATGCCTATAGTTTGGGAAGTTTCCCGGTGGTGCCGAAAGACGCGTTAAATATGATGGGAGTGAATGTAGGACATCCGATTCGCCCCATTCAACAT